In Stenotrophomonas sp. 610A2, one DNA window encodes the following:
- a CDS encoding TSCPD domain-containing protein, whose amino-acid sequence MAVKIDKKIKGYSVVTPDDKAREAAAAKAPVTVAQDESPIDNIVHMHERIERPEVLIGSTYKIKSPLVEHAFYVTINDIVLNQDTEHELRRPFEIFINSKSMEHFQWIVALTRIMSAVFRKGGDVTFIVDEMKAVFDPKGGYFKAGGVYMPSLVAELGSIVEDHMKSIGLLHDPEMSAHQRALIAEKRKQFEERSKKNSEVNAAPATPSAAAARSLSQSEGESQGGVASEVFVLEADPESADNGSFPAAATMCHKCSTKALVIMDGCQTCLNCGYSKCG is encoded by the coding sequence ATGGCCGTCAAGATCGACAAGAAAATCAAGGGTTACTCCGTCGTCACTCCGGACGACAAAGCCCGTGAAGCAGCAGCGGCCAAAGCCCCGGTCACGGTGGCCCAGGACGAATCCCCGATCGACAACATCGTGCACATGCACGAGCGCATCGAGCGCCCGGAAGTGCTGATCGGCAGCACCTACAAGATCAAATCGCCGCTGGTGGAGCACGCCTTCTACGTGACCATCAACGACATCGTGCTCAACCAGGACACCGAGCACGAGCTGCGCCGTCCGTTCGAGATCTTCATCAACTCCAAGTCGATGGAGCATTTCCAGTGGATCGTGGCGCTGACCCGCATCATGTCCGCCGTATTCCGCAAGGGCGGCGACGTCACCTTCATCGTTGACGAAATGAAGGCCGTGTTCGACCCGAAGGGCGGTTACTTCAAGGCCGGCGGCGTGTACATGCCGTCGCTGGTGGCCGAGCTCGGCTCCATCGTCGAAGACCACATGAAGTCGATCGGCCTGCTGCACGACCCGGAAATGAGCGCCCACCAGCGCGCCCTGATCGCCGAGAAGCGCAAGCAGTTCGAAGAACGCTCAAAAAAAAACAGTGAAGTAAACGCAGCGCCGGCCACGCCGAGTGCAGCTGCAGCCCGCTCCCTTTCGCAAAGCGAAGGGGAGAGTCAGGGAGGGGTAGCTTCTGAGGTTTTCGTTCTCGAAGCCGACCCGGAAAGCGCCGACAACGGCAGCTTCCCCGCCGCCGCCACCATGTGCCACAAGTGCAGCACCAAGGCACTTGTGATCATGGACGGCTGCCAGACTTGCTTGAATTGTGGGTATAGCAAGTGCGGGTGA
- the yjjJ gene encoding type II toxin-antitoxin system HipA family toxin YjjJ, protein MARPPSASVLQLLDLLQGGDPVPAGELVEKLAVSRPVLSRLVTEAGDQVRRVGKARATAYVATALVRPNMWPLYRMGADANMEELGTLHALRGDSFLFEPSGDRPNLMRAVDGPAGYFPGLPWFLDDVRPQGFLGRSLAHRLGRTLGVPEDLKSWQSRDNLLGILHGGTSVGDLLLGQAAIDRALLDVDAPLDRVDVASRHDDYAIRAKEALDGEEVGSSPGGEQPKFTATVVTTTGRYAALVKFALPSLNPLGARWADLLVCEHLALFTLREAGFPASCTQLLRSDEHVFLEVERFDRTADVLGRRGFVSLLALDAAFIGEGPRDWGLAGEQLVDERLITHDTAENMARLHWFGRLIGNTDMHLGNIGFHLIDDGPLPLCPAYDILPMYMAPSAQTGNIRALAPININAPSRAGQAPFIAWAAQLAMRFWQRVAESEVAPEIQAVAQQNIDVVSRYAQRFGS, encoded by the coding sequence ATGGCCCGTCCTCCCTCAGCTAGCGTCCTGCAACTGCTTGATCTGCTTCAAGGCGGCGATCCGGTGCCGGCCGGCGAGTTGGTCGAGAAGCTGGCCGTCTCCCGTCCCGTCCTGTCGCGGTTGGTCACGGAGGCCGGTGATCAGGTGCGCCGGGTTGGCAAGGCGCGCGCCACGGCTTACGTAGCCACTGCGCTGGTCCGGCCCAATATGTGGCCGCTTTACCGGATGGGCGCGGACGCGAACATGGAAGAGCTGGGCACCCTGCACGCGCTGCGTGGAGACAGCTTTCTTTTTGAACCCTCGGGTGATCGTCCGAACCTGATGCGCGCAGTAGATGGCCCGGCGGGCTACTTTCCGGGGCTGCCCTGGTTTCTGGATGATGTGCGTCCGCAAGGCTTCCTCGGTCGTTCCCTGGCGCATCGTTTGGGGCGGACATTGGGTGTGCCTGAAGACTTGAAGAGCTGGCAGTCGCGCGACAACCTGCTCGGCATCCTGCATGGCGGCACCAGTGTCGGCGATTTGTTGTTGGGACAGGCTGCCATCGACCGTGCGTTGCTGGATGTGGATGCGCCACTGGATCGCGTGGACGTAGCCAGCCGGCACGACGACTACGCTATACGCGCAAAGGAAGCCCTGGATGGCGAGGAAGTTGGTTCGTCTCCAGGTGGCGAGCAGCCCAAGTTCACCGCGACTGTTGTTACTACTACTGGTCGCTACGCTGCCTTGGTCAAGTTCGCGTTGCCGTCGTTGAACCCGTTGGGCGCGCGTTGGGCGGATCTGCTCGTATGCGAGCATCTGGCCTTATTCACGCTGCGCGAGGCCGGCTTTCCGGCTTCGTGCACGCAGCTGCTGCGCAGCGACGAACATGTATTCCTTGAAGTGGAGCGGTTTGATCGCACTGCGGACGTACTGGGTCGCCGCGGTTTCGTTTCGTTGTTGGCGCTGGATGCGGCCTTTATCGGTGAGGGACCACGTGACTGGGGTCTGGCCGGTGAACAGCTTGTTGACGAGCGATTGATCACTCACGACACCGCCGAGAACATGGCCCGGCTGCATTGGTTCGGCCGGCTGATCGGCAATACCGACATGCATCTTGGCAACATCGGTTTCCATCTGATCGACGATGGCCCGCTACCCTTGTGTCCTGCATACGACATTCTGCCGATGTATATGGCGCCATCCGCGCAAACCGGAAATATTCGCGCACTCGCACCGATAAACATCAATGCGCCCAGCAGAGCCGGGCAAGCACCATTCATTGCCTGGGCCGCACAGCTGGCCATGCGGTTCTGGCAGCGGGTAGCGGAATCGGAGGTTGCCCCGGAGATTCAGGCCGTAGCGCAGCAGAATATCGACGTAGTCAGCCGTTACGCCCAACGCTTCGGCAGCTGA
- a CDS encoding winged helix-turn-helix transcriptional regulator produces the protein MSRRSLESDSPCPVARSLDLVGDRWSLLILRDAFDGVRRFGDFQRGLGVARNILTDRLRKLVDADILQLHAASDGTAYQEYVLTPRGESLFPILVALRQWGEQHLYQRGERHSQLLDNRTGKPVPLMRLQGSDGSVLAAADTRVRKLK, from the coding sequence ATGTCCCGCCGCAGCCTCGAATCCGACTCACCCTGCCCGGTAGCACGCAGCCTCGACCTCGTCGGCGATCGCTGGTCACTGCTTATCCTGCGCGATGCCTTCGATGGCGTCCGCCGCTTCGGAGACTTCCAGCGCGGCCTGGGCGTGGCCCGCAACATCCTCACCGACCGCCTGCGCAAACTCGTGGATGCGGACATCCTGCAGCTGCATGCCGCATCGGACGGCACGGCGTATCAGGAGTACGTACTCACCCCGAGGGGTGAGAGCCTGTTCCCCATCCTCGTCGCCCTGCGACAGTGGGGCGAGCAGCACTTGTACCAACGCGGCGAGCGGCATTCGCAACTGCTCGACAACCGCACCGGCAAGCCGGTTCCGTTGATGCGCTTGCAGGGTTCGGATGGGTCGGTGTTGGCAGCGGCGGATACGCGGGTACGCAAGTTGAAGTGA
- a CDS encoding MFS transporter, translated as MNLPSQSALEQRETIAPLAGDALPAGLIWLFAIASGLCVANVYYAQPLLDLLAASLGISLAAVGGVVTATQVGSALALLLLVPLGDRLERRRLMLAQLLALVVALLWVASAQSPWLLLLGMLAVGLLGTAMTQGLIAYAASAAGDNERGRVVGAAQAGVFIGLLMARVVAGGVADLGGWRSVYVVSALAMLLLAGLLHRRLPRLPTAPVTLGYLQLVGSMARLLREERVLQIRGMLALLMFAAFNIFWSALVLPLSAPPYGYSHTVIGAFGLVGVVGALGAAGAGRWVDKGRGQAVTAIALLVLLLAWWPLSLMSVSLWALAFGIVLLDLGGQALHVSNQSMILRLRPEAHSRLVGLYMLFYAAGSGMGAIATTAIHARAGWSGVCVLGAATCGVALLFWLATRRFMPVQLQ; from the coding sequence GTGAATCTGCCCTCGCAAAGCGCTCTGGAACAGCGCGAGACCATTGCGCCCTTGGCGGGCGATGCGTTGCCGGCGGGTCTGATATGGCTGTTCGCCATCGCCAGCGGGCTATGCGTGGCCAATGTCTACTACGCGCAGCCCTTGTTGGACCTGCTTGCCGCATCGTTGGGCATCAGCCTGGCGGCTGTCGGCGGCGTGGTGACCGCAACCCAGGTCGGCAGCGCCTTGGCCCTGCTGTTGCTGGTGCCTTTGGGCGACAGGTTGGAGCGGCGCCGCTTGATGCTGGCCCAGCTGCTGGCCTTGGTGGTCGCGTTGTTGTGGGTGGCCTCGGCACAATCGCCTTGGCTGTTGTTGCTGGGCATGCTGGCGGTTGGTCTGCTCGGCACGGCGATGACGCAGGGGCTGATTGCCTATGCCGCCAGTGCCGCTGGCGACAACGAACGTGGGCGGGTGGTCGGCGCCGCGCAGGCCGGTGTGTTCATTGGTCTGTTGATGGCGCGCGTGGTCGCTGGCGGCGTCGCCGACCTGGGCGGCTGGCGCAGCGTCTATGTCGTCTCCGCGCTGGCAATGCTGCTGCTGGCTGGTCTGCTTCATCGCAGACTTCCGCGCTTGCCTACGGCACCAGTGACGCTGGGTTACCTGCAGCTGGTCGGCTCCATGGCACGTCTGCTGCGAGAGGAGCGGGTGCTGCAGATCCGCGGAATGCTGGCACTGCTGATGTTCGCTGCGTTCAATATCTTCTGGAGCGCACTGGTGCTGCCGTTGAGCGCGCCACCTTATGGCTACTCACACACGGTGATCGGCGCATTCGGCTTGGTGGGTGTGGTCGGCGCATTGGGCGCTGCCGGTGCGGGTCGCTGGGTGGACAAGGGGCGCGGCCAGGCCGTTACCGCGATAGCGCTGTTGGTGCTGTTGCTGGCGTGGTGGCCCTTGTCCTTGATGTCGGTCTCCCTGTGGGCGCTGGCGTTCGGCATTGTGTTGCTGGACCTCGGTGGGCAGGCACTGCATGTGAGCAACCAGAGCATGATTCTTCGCTTGCGGCCTGAGGCGCATAGCCGGCTGGTTGGTTTGTACATGCTGTTCTATGCAGCAGGCAGCGGGATGGGGGCGATTGCCACCACGGCAATCCATGCGCGCGCAGGGTGGAGCGGCGTCTGTGTGTTGGGCGCTGCTACGTGTGGCGTTGCACTGCTGTTCTGGTTGGCTACCCGGCGGTTCATGCCAGTGCAGTTGCAATAG